The region ATTGGCCCCCGTTCTATGTTTTGGATACGTCTTACGCGGTTACAACGTGGTGTTACGTACGACATTGAAGCCGGAGGTACGCTATGTACTCGCTGCGGATACGAGGCTGACATTTAGGATATTTTCTTCGTCCCGATATCTTCGTGGTATTGGTCTTAACTTTCGTATTCCTGTATCAGTCGCCCGCTGACAACCGTGATTCCTCCATGCGTAGGAATCCGATTCCGCGGTTACCTAATTTAAATGACTGAAAACAAGTTGAATCGACGGTCACCAGAAGTATTATCATCGGGAAAATTAATAGAGATCCACAGAGACATGCCTTCCTCGGGAGTGCTGTTGCACACCGTTTTTTAAGGACACGTTCGGCACGGGTACCGGTCAACGATATTTTTCGTTGTTAACCTCTACCACTGGTTTCGAATGCGTTGTTACGCCGCACATTGCGGACGATAGTGGCCATGTGTTTGATTTTTACTCACCTGACCGAGGTCTGACAGGATAATTCATCCAGTATAGCTTCAAACatgaaaacagaaaagaagCCCAGCGAACCAAGTTGCGTACCAACCACTGTTGTCAAAGAGGAACCTGACACAGATCCAGTTAAAATCAAAGAAGAAGGCACAGGAGGTAATAATGATGATACAACAGGAGAAGACACTACAGAGTGCTCCAGGGATCCTTGTTTGGATCCTTCCAATGGGGAAGGTGCATTGTCCGGAGAGAATCAAAATAATAGTGCAAATCAACCAATTCTAAACTCAGTGAAGCAAGAAGGTGATCATAACAATCCCACAGATGATATACCTGGTAGgactaaatttaatttttatgcctttgttaattatttatattcttgatgtttaattattgtgtgcaattattttatttgttttattcattGTTGTAGATTGTAGTGGTAATGTGATTACTGCAGATGGTATTCAACCATTAGTTAGTAATGTTCTTGGAAAACAGATGGGAACTAGCACAGGAAGCGGTGAAGCTCAGTATATGCAACAGCAAagtcaaatttttgtattttctacaaCATTAGCAAATAAAGGTGCAGATGCAGTGATGCAAGGACAATATCCATCAATTATTGCTTATCATTGTGCACAACCTGGCACTAAAAAGTATCTAGAGGTATGTAGTAAAGTATCCTAAAGAAAAatctacattatttttatatttactaacATGATGTTATTATCACCCTATTATCACCCTAGAAACATCCAAATAAAGTAAACCAATTTCGTCAAAATCCTGCACAATGGTTAAACAACCTTGCAATGATGAAACAGAAAGGTCATCAAGGAGGTACAAACAATACTTTCCAAAATGAGCAGCCTCCTGATCTACCAGCTCTTGATCCTAATGCCCCTCCATTCTGGAATGAACAACCTAATCTTAGGAACTTAAATGGTGGAAATACCCTTGGTAATTCTGAACCATCATTGGACGATGCAAATATAGATGTGCCTTGTCTTGTACCAAATTCACCTGGTAACTCAGGTAATATgtagttatatttttattgtagtCAAATATGTTTCCAACTTTTTTATGGGTACCTTTTTGTGTACACTTTATGCCATTAGAAGCATACCTTTTATTACAGCAAATCCACAACCTCCTAATAGTACTACGATGGGCCATAGTCCCAATTTATTAGGAGGTACAACCAGTCCAGGTCCAGGCAGTTTACAGCCATCACTGCAAGGTGTCAAAGTTCCAGACGAAAATTTAACTCCGCAACAAAGGCAACATCGAGAAGTTCAATTAGCAACCATTAGGAAAATGCAAATGATGTTATTTCCGGAGCACAAGGAAGAAACCACTAATACTCTAGACACGACGCAAGGAACAGCGGTATCGACGTGTCCTCCAACGAACGTTCCTTCAGTTGTACCAACTCAATGTCCTCCAACTATGGATTGGCATAAATTGCAACATCAGTTTCTTGATGGAAAAAATaaggtaaaatataatataaaagattaaagattgtatttggaaaataattaaagaataatgATTATAGGGTAACTATCATTATTTAGAGAAgcagaaaatatacataaaaaatgttagtataatgttttaatataatatttattcatattgcAGGCCAGTGTTGGAAGTCCTGGAACTGGAGTCTCATTGCGAGGTGCTAATATGGTTGGGGTCCCGCGTAGTCAAGGACCACCACCGCCGTATCATCAAACAACGCGATCTGCGAGTGTGCCAATTGCGATACAAAGCCCAAACCCTTCTTCACCTAATAATCCAACCAGCAATTTATCCCTACCATCACCTCGCGCAAGTTCAGCTCTAAATTCACCCGCAGACTGCAATAGACAATTTCAAATCGGTAATCAGAGAACCAACCATCTACCAGGACAAAGTCCGACGAGTCAAGACTCCCCGAATCCGACAGTTGGAAATGCAACGGCTGTATCAACAACGAGACTTAATCATAGTAATCCGGGAACGCCTGTTTCTCATTCGCACATCTCAACGCTTAGTCCTAGTGGAACAACTGCTCAAAAAGATTCATCTTTAGATTTCTCCACCAGTCAGCCTCCAAATGGTAAGAccaaataatagaataattactTTGTTGTAATAGTCGATCATATTATctcttaaaatattgtttgatatgttaaataatatttgacatTGAATCGCATTCGAAGGATCTTAATGCAACAACTAAGTAACCACgatcattataattattacgtaaaatattttaaaagttcaCTACTTAAAAACATTACGCGGTGAATTGATCGTGTTATATGTTACAACATAGTGGATGGTATGTTTTGCCGCACGCTGCAATCCTTAGCTCAGCAAAAGCAGCAACACACTGGGGCAGTGAACGCAGCGGGTGTTAAGGAAGCGAATCTGATGCCGGTTCCGAGCCCTCAGCAAATTCAGTATCTTAATACCTTCGAGGGACAGGAACTGACTATACAGAAACAGCCAAATACGAGTCTAAAGGATGGCAATTTATCTACGTAAGTATACTTGTATAACAATACCTCATAGATGTATAATTCCCTTTCTAAcgtattttacgttataacgtattttaTCTTACTCTATGTCTTCAGGAATACGGCCAGCAATACAGAGATACCAAACAGAATTTTGCCAGGAACTTTGGACAACAGCAATCAGTTTCCTGCTAGATCGGAAGGTGCAAGTCCAGTTCAAATGGATAGCATGAATCGTGGGTTTACAGGCTCTTTACACAGTCCACATACTCCTCATACTCCGCACACACCAGGCAATGGTGCTCCACATACTCCAGTTGATCCTGGAAAACCCGGAAATAAGTCTAGTGCAAGTGCACAGAGTAGTCCAGCACCGCATAATACGAATATACCAGATAGTATGGGTCCTCCAAGAACAGTACCAGCGTCACCTACTACGAAACCCGACACATCTCCGCCATCAACGAAAGATACTCAGCAACAACAAACTCAGCCccaacagcagcaacaacaacagcaaccACAGCAACAAtcgcaacaacaacaacaacaacctcctccacaacaacaacaacaacaacagtcTACAAATCCAAGTCTTACAAATCCAAGTAATTCTGGAAACGCAACGGTGGTACCTTCTCTGGGAGGTCCAAGCGCCTCCTTCCCTTGCGGTAGACCATCTGTAAACGTGAGTCAACCTTCAGACAATGTGCCTCTTAATCCCAACAATATCGGAGGGCGACTCGGCAGTTTAACCGCAATGAGTACAAATCACTTCGATCCCATAACTTCCTTAGCTCAGATGAGTCAACAACTTACTAATACGGCAGCTAGCAATTCATTAGGTAATGAAGGACCTATTCATTCCGGGAACACCGGGATGATGCAGTTCGGGAATCCACACAGTATGCACATGATGCAAATGGGTGGCGAAATGAATGGAAGTTGTCATATGGGTGGTCCGACCAGTGAACCGGGCGAAGTAGGAGGAATGTGTATGGGTTTGGCAGGACCACCGACGAGTTATAGCCCGACAACTTCACACACAGGAAGTCCCGGTGTACCTAGTAAAATGGGTCATCCTATCATGGGCCATGGTATGATGAGTAGCCATTCAGGTAATGCGACAGGCGCATATCCTGGTGGCGATCCTCATGCACCGCCGCCAAGATTAATGACAGGTCATGTGACTGGCCCTAGTCCTTATAACGGAGCGAATGTTCAAGTAAAACCTAGTGCTCCAAACACGATACAATATCTACCAGCAAGGCCCAACGTCGGTCATACGCCAAGAGGACCACCGAGTTTGGACTTCCTTCAACGATTCACGAATCCCTTGTCTAATTTAGAATCAAAGATGGGCACACCGTCTGTAAATCTTCAGTACTTCCCGAACGGTTGTGTACCGAACAGTATGGGCCCGCATACCGCTATGCCATCAACCATGAGCGGTGGACTTCCTGGCATGGGAGGCTCTCCCAGGATGGACGGACAATCGATGAATACATCAGTTGGTGTACATCCTTCGATGAGACCTGTCGGCAATATGAGACCTCAGCCTAATTTAATGCGAATGCAACACATGGTTGGTGGTGGCGTCTTTCCAGGCGGTTCAATGGATCCAGATAAAGTCTTCCCACCTGACATGGTATCGCAAGTTCCCAGTCAACCGAATCCTGGCATGTACGTATCCGGTAGCAAAGGCAGCCCAATGGGATTAGGACCTCCCCCGGATGCGACACAGCCATTACCTCCGAGCATGGGTGGTGCTACTAGTAATTTCAAGAACAGCCCTTTCGTCGGTAGTGGACCTAGTATGTCGGATCCAAATTATGCTCAACAATTCCATAACTTCCAGCAACAACTTTACGCTACAGGGACAAGGGGTAGCGGTCCACCACATCCTACTTTACATCCGCCGCCAAACTCGCATTCGCATCAGCAGTTCTTTATGCCGAAATAAAACTAACGTGTAATCTGTCTGATCGAAGATAGACGTCGCGACGACGATGATTTATGATTGTGGTGGCCTTTTTGTGTCCTTTTCGACAATTGCGTTTATTAATCCGAGGACAATTAATCCGATCATAACGAACGAACACGAGTTTTTCGGAtaatgtaaaactttatataaaaattattgcgCGCGATCTTGTAAAGGACAAAGAAGTCAAATTTGTTAAGGTTCTAATGTTGATGTGATTATggagaataattaatagtaacaCCATTTTTCGCGGGATGGTTTATCGTGACTGACGGTAACGAGATTTCTCGTCCAATTCTTTATTTACGGTGTTGTTTATGTATGTGTTATTATATCGATAAGCGTTTTATTCTTAAATCATGACATTAAAAAACCATTTTAATGTCTCTCGCGTCTCCAAAATCTGTTCCATCGTCTTAGAGGATATCGTTTTCGTATCAgaattctctctttctctctctctctctctctctctctgtaaATTGGAAACATTACGAATGTCACGTGGCGTTGCGTgatttatgtaaatactaaTGTAAAATCTGATTTTTCTTCGTAGtaatcgttatttcgtcgatCGGAATATACGGTGATCGTTGCTAGAGACTTTCGTGGATCAGGAGGAacaagaaatgaaagaaagaacatAAAAACAAAGATGGATATAAATGCGtcccttcttcctttttattcgaACAATTGCTCGTGATAAAGTAATTGTGCGAGAATTAATGAAGTATTCGCAGGAACGACATGAAGATACGCCGGTGAACAATTCATCCTTCCTTTTAtcactaaataattaaaaaaaaaaacgcagtCAAACAAGCTCAAATTCataattgtacatatatacgatATGTATTCCTGTTGCAGCATACTCCTTAAAACAGTATCGCCCGTCCCTTTTATTCCCTTCACCGATTCCTCCTTGTGACCAACACTGTGCATAATCATGACCCTACGTagtgtaataattataagaaaaaagaataattgaCTAAGAACAATTATGTTGTTGatgaatgatttttattataaatgaaaaataaagatatttacaaGAAGTCAGTATCAGAATTGATCGATAATGAGTTTCGTGGCTATTCGAGAAAATGGGCGTCACAAAGATTTTTTGATAACATTATTAGGATTGTGCGGGTATTCAAAATTGCGATCTTGAATTGGGTCGGGAATTTTTTTCGTGTTCGTGTCGGGATCTCGAGTTTGTCGACACATAAACATAATTGGGTACCTGTTACTTCAGAATCCGATTTTCGATTAGGGATCCGACGCTCAATTCAGAACATAATTTTTCTACTACATCGTACTTAAACTTTCAACTTATAATTTTGCAGTTGTAATCATATGTAAGAATTTTAAACCAAGGAATATATTGCACAATATGAcatgtgaaaaattatattcggaATCGGGTGTTGAATTTCAAATCGTAAACAACGTTTCAAATAACGGGTATCCGAATATGTTTGCGCTGATAAACTTTCGGGATCTTGAATCGAGCTGAGGCTCCGAGATCCGTAATTTCGGGTATCCGCACACTCCTACTCTAtatgtactttttttttttgcccgTCGAGAACCGAACACAGGTTTTTAGAGGTTTCCAGATGTCATGATGACATACCtcatatcatattttttcgaTTGAAAAAAAACGGGCTGCTTCCAACTTACTCGGATCTGTGATAGTCAAAACAAGAAAAtgtatccttttttttcttcattctgAAGATATCAATACATATCTATATTCATTAGGGAATGATTCTTTAATACTacattatgtttatttaatcattaGATGTTATGCatggaaaaaggagaaaagaaaaagtgagCGAAAATgtgagagaaagagcgaggcaaacagataaattataaaagataaaataaaagaaaaatttttttcgaaGCAGCTTGAGCAATATTTTAAGCGAATCAAAGTGAAGTAAGTGACTATGAGAATGTCATGAATTTTGTGATAACATACACAGAGAAACTTTTTTAGAAGTGTGACATGATAGAGAGCTTTCTCGAAGACTTTATATTTTGAGTTAGAAATAAGATTTCATCTATGTTCGTAATTCAGAGCTTTTACAACGAGTCGTGTAACACATCatccataaaattatatcagaATTACAGGTCATTctgtttttctgttttttttttcttgttttcattTACTAGCGAAATATTCTACCTGCGTCAAGCATTTTACGAATTTCCACATTACTATGCAATATTTAGGACAATATTGCGCAAATAAGTAACCTACATTTCATTCTCCATCCATAGAGTCAAACGAAGTTATGAGTTCAGTCACGAAATGTAAAGCTTATTTGTTAATCGATTCCCTTTGCAATAAGTTGTATATCGTCCATCACTTTATCCAAAGGTGCTTACTAAATCACTAAATTTGTTGCGTTGTGTTATATCTCTTAGTAGTCGAGCAATTTTTCGCTCATGGGATTTCCTCTCACCtgtaaaaaatcatttatttaacgaGTATTGAATTATGACCTCCATCAGGCTTGTTAAAACTATATCTTCCTTTTAACCATGCCATTATGAATCTAACTAATAAGGAATACGATAATGCTATCTCTAAAAGGTTTAAAACAAATGTGCCGTTTAGCAATTTCATCCATTAATATCGCGATTCATTGTCGCAACCAATTTTATACCCGAAACCCAAGTCAAACCTTTCCTTCTGCACATCTTCTCATTGACTGGATGTTCCCGAATCGCGCCAGTCATCTTTATctctgtaaaaaaaatattaagtccATATATAAAACGTTTGTCACCTgtttttattgatataattattattttctcaaattctCTAATGataataagattattattgatcttgtttataaaaaaggaaagttgcTAAATGAAAGTACGAGAAAGTTGCTTATATAGGTCCtccatttttattgttattattaccTTGATTGTTGTTCTTCTGAAGATGCAGTGCTCCCATTTGTACTGAAAATTAACGACATGTATTGCATCTACTATACAAACGTTAATCATgagaaaatttactttttcttaaTTGCAAAGTCATCCCATTCACTAAGATCGTATTTCGATAAATCACCATCTTCTTCAtcgtcttcctcttcctcttcgtcttcatcctgaaatttcaaatgtgTTTGATATTTCTgattatcgataaaataactGTGATCAATTACATTTTGATCTTCTTCATTCTCTACTTCATCTCTTTCATCCTCGTCCTTAGACTTGTTACGTGGCGGGCTGCTATACCTAGAATCTTTGGAATCGTCATCTGAGCGGTTTTCAatctttcgcttctttttaCGACGCCCGAACTCATCGTACTCGTCATCATcatctcttctttctttatattcAACGACTCCTCGATCATTATATCCTCCTCCATATCCTGTACGTTCTTCAATCTCTCCGAATTTCGGTGCATTACACATGTTACACTGCTGTCGCCGGGCCCAGTTTACGTTTCCACACTTACTGCACTGCCAATCATCAGCACTAAACATAAAGACATCGTAACATACAATCATTTATTTGCTCTGTTATTCGTGTATGTATAGTATTTACTCattgtgtaaatattttacaaaaaatctAAGTATATTGAAAGTTAAAGAaagatatacaatatattgtacaactctgtatattattaaaatgaaaataccaatcatttaaataaaactgatcaaattatattatgatGTTGTCCCTGAATGTTGTACTTTTTAGGATATTTATTCTAAacgtatttcatataatagagaataatttctttttgtgttatatttttatacatgttCCTGTTATTTACCTGAATAATCCTCTACTTTTCTCTGCAGCTGCTTTACCAATTTCTTGtcccaatttttttttcttaggACACTCTCCTCTGTctgcataaaaatatcttttattaattgttatatataatattatatattgtaatattaataaaacaacaCGTTAAAAAGGTTGTAAGGAACAAAACATTATTGTAAGGAAAATCATATAGAAACTATATATTACCATATTGACTTTTATATACCTTTTCCACATCGATTACAAGAGTTTCTTCTTGCAAAATTTACATTGGCACatctgaaatattaaacagtaTCAAGACACTATCTCACacaataaatatgtataaatagacaattttatatctttaaatatcaACATTATACAGGTTCatactaatattttaaaatagaaaagactTATGTTGAGTTGGTCTTAAACATCTTGTTATTTTACTTACTCTAGtgaatacaaaatttctttagTACAATAAATTACTACGAACAAACTTCagcataatatacataatagtgtaattaactttaaatataaaaaacagtATACTAAATTActcatttaataattaatatttttctcaagcAGATAACATTATTACATATCACATGATTTATTACAGAATCAGTGTTACCAATTGAAATAAACATTGTAAAGTGGCACAGCgatagtataaataatatgtattgaACGAAGTTGAAACTACAGTGGATACAGAAAGTATTTTCATCAGgttctacatttcattttcatgatATCCACATTTTTATGGTCGTGTGAAAGCTCtattaaatgatacgaaatttaatgtaCGTGGACATGAGTAATTGATATGTGATAAATACAGtgatatgcaaatattttttgtggcCACTGTAAATTGAAGCGTTGAAGCATAAAGCTGATTTCATACAGCAACATTGCCTCTAGAAAAGCTACGTACTGAGAATCGGGACAAATCCAGTCCCCATCATTAATATTACGTTGATTTTCTTCATCCACTTTACTATTATCCATTTTAGCCTTTGGGTTCCCTGCGTGTAAAcctgatttattttatcagaGCTGCATTGAACCTTGCGATCTGTGTAGTACGTTCTTTCCGAATTCGATCTAACCTTTACAAGTACGTATTTGTAATTGTTCAAATACAATTGAAATAGTACAAAAGCTTAACTTTCGCCAGTTTTTTCCGGACAAATGCAACTTCTCTGAATGCGTTTTACGCGCTACTATTTATTGCATTGTGtcgtatatagaaattaacgaaCCGAAACTATGGTATGCAACGCACTAATGCAACATTAACGGCACAATCACAGTTCTTACGATGCGATAAGCCCGTAACGTGGCGATTTCACAAATTTTAACCGCGCatgttactttttatttaattgatgaAAAGCACAATAagaatagtataatataataaatgtgaaGGTTGAtgaattgtattttcttttagaGATAATTGTTacagtaaaatttaaaaaaaagtaagttatattcgttatagcgtatgcGGCATATTGGTTGGGAGGGATAGTATGTATATTAACTTAATAAGTACAAAGTAAGGGCAGGGAGTACATAAATCGAAAAGTAATTAGgaaaagattatatatatatatgtatgtatacatatgtaaattaaattattcgatacACGTCGTTAATTACAAACTTACATATTACCATAGTGAACATAGGCAAGGATTTAGTATCgttaataatattgaattgaatttaaaaagatataacttgtaTCATTAAGATGGTATATAAtcattaaagtaattaaaatacatgaCATTTTCAGATATTTGATAGATTGAAATCATAATGGTGTAAGCCaagatttcaaaaatttataaattcaataatatattttaattcttatatGTATCATCCCTTTCATTTCATAGTTAATTAAGTTATAACTTTATTCTCTGCTATAACATGTTTTTATggcttaaaaatattatgatcaTAAATGCAGGACACtatcttaaaaaaattattagtatattaatttacatcaCTATGATTTGCTATtctttttatgtatgtataaatatataaacatataagcATTTTCTCAAAATAACAAGTgtagtgaaataaaaatatctacttattttattttttaatttaaatagggtggagataatttaataattttaatacattaaacagaacttttttaattataaaaatattttaatattttaaatggaattgtaatatatattgtgttattacgtactgaagtACAATATTTATAGCTCTTCAATGGTATACTGTTTTCTGTAGATTATTAAATGGCACAGTTTGGTCTTTTAAGTTCAACATTTTCTTTGTATGtttaaataacgtaaaatataaaaaaaaattaattgtaacatataaatttatttgtttctgaGTTTACAAAATCTATTGCTGAACATTTTAAAAGATGcgttctatatttatttgtttattgttaaaaatcaaatttattgtAACGTAGAATTGTTACAAAAAGTATTACGcatcattgtatttattatagtatttatatactaattaattaagtctgagtttacgaaatatcgtatCATTTAACAGTACTTGCAAGTAACTCTAAAGATTTAATActacgaaaatgaaatgtagaacCCGATAAAAGAACGCTGAAAAAGGAGTACATATATTGTAACATCTTAAGACTTTTGTAACTTAAGTATACAAAGTCTTTAATAAACGGtcaattgaaattaatcaacCGTTTAGTTATTTAACGATCTGTTTAACGATCTCTAAAATACTAAATCTTTGCCCTTATCGAACATAGTTTGTCagaaattaaacattattcCAGTTAATACTTCGATctattaaatagaatttgtaaatttttaaatatgcttTTCGTAAGCTAAAGAGCTTACAGAGATGCAGGAAAACAGTTGATTTCGAGTTTAATTTGGAAGATGCAATTACTAAAGTTCACAAATTAATTCTCTCAATTAGTCTTCTttgtattaatgaaaatttattcgattctttttcattaCAATTAATACTGAAACACTATCACCACGTAGCGGTGGAAAAGTGGAACTAATCACTATTGCTGTCTTTGTCACACAGTATCGTCCTCCTTGTCTAATAtgagtacatatgtatatcctTACTACTCCCTACCGCTTCTGTAATGAGTAATACAcatattgtgtatatatatgccTTTATCGCACACTATTACTTTCTTTGGCTATAGGTAAAGTGTGCTATAATCTATCCTTATATCTTCTAagttattgtttttctttcgcaTCCAATAGGTGATAACACATGGCTTGTTCTGCGACAAAGGCCGCAATGTTATGCGATAAGGATATGTAATTGTATTAAGTAAGTGTGCGACCGTGTGTGACAAAGACAGCAATAGCGATTAGTCCAATCTTTTCACCGCTACGTGGTGATAGTGTTCCATTCTGGTTTTGTGATATTCATGATTCGTGATGTTTGCATAGGAATCAAGCGAGTAACATTCGATTGAGGTTAAGGTACTTTTCGGAGTGAATCGTACATATAAAAAGTCCATTTTTCACAAAACAATATTAGATAATTATGGCGTACGTATTCTGAtcgataacattttttaaaaaataatggaaagaaGTACTACGTGTGTATGCAtacataaactaatacatagcTTCAAAATATATGTCCTGTTAAACATATGGTTCCTTAATGTTTATGTTTtaacttaataattaataataggaATGTTCATTTGTTACAGGTCTAAagttacttttaaaataactCTTACCTCTGATCCGAAACTCCCATTTAAAGTGTAAGTTTAGTTACTCTGGTGCAACACATCATTTTATTGAATCATAAGATTCATGTTCTTtatgtgtaaataaaaataacacaaATATGTCAGAGGTTGATTTTCTTGAAgtattgaaaatgtttaacacTTTTCTTGTACTCATAGAAAATCCAAGAGTTAGccaagaaacaaatattgaGAATGTTATCAAAGCTTTCCAATGTGCTCAGTTTATTGAAGTCACAATTGCTAAAGCATATGAAATAGGCAAAGAAAATGTCCTTGATAATAATCTTCACAGCCATTGGTTGAAGGAAAGTAGatcaaatttgtataaatgttCTGAATTGAAAAATGCTTGTGATAAATTACTAGAGATCTATTTAAAAGACACT is a window of Bombus pascuorum chromosome 14, iyBomPasc1.1, whole genome shotgun sequence DNA encoding:
- the LOC132914009 gene encoding protein BCL9 homolog isoform X2, which translates into the protein MKTEKKPSEPSCVPTTVVKEEPDTDPVKIKEEGTGGNNDDTTGEDTTECSRDPCLDPSNGEGALSGENQNNSANQPILNSVKQEGDHNNPTDDIPDCSGNVITADGIQPLVSNVLGKQMGTSTGSGEAQYMQQQSQIFVFSTTLANKGADAVMQGQYPSIIAYHCAQPGTKKYLEKHPNKVNQFRQNPAQWLNNLAMMKQKGHQGGTNNTFQNEQPPDLPALDPNAPPFWNEQPNLRNLNGGNTLGNSEPSLDDANIDVPCLVPNSPGNSANPQPPNSTTMGHSPNLLGGTTSPGPGSLQPSLQGVKVPDENLTPQQRQHREVQLATIRKMQMMLFPEHKEETTNTLDTTQGTAVSTCPPTNVPSVVPTQCPPTMDWHKLQHQFLDGKNKASVGSPGTGVSLRGANMVGVPRSQGPPPPYHQTTRSASVPIAIQSPNPSSPNNPTSNLSLPSPRASSALNSPADCNRQFQIGNQRTNHLPGQSPTSQDSPNPTVGNATAVSTTRLNHSNPGTPVSHSHISTLSPSGTTAQKDSSLDFSTSQPPNAQQKQQHTGAVNAAGVKEANLMPVPSPQQIQYLNTFEGQELTIQKQPNTSLKDGNLSTNTASNTEIPNRILPGTLDNSNQFPARSEGASPVQMDSMNRGFTGSLHSPHTPHTPHTPGNGAPHTPVDPGKPGNKSSASAQSSPAPHNTNIPDSMGPPRTVPASPTTKPDTSPPSTKDTQQQQTQPQQQQQQQQPQQQSQQQQQQPPPQQQQQQQSTNPSLTNPSNSGNATVVPSLGGPSASFPCGRPSVNVSQPSDNVPLNPNNIGGRLGSLTAMSTNHFDPITSLAQMSQQLTNTAASNSLGNEGPIHSGNTGMMQFGNPHSMHMMQMGGEMNGSCHMGGPTSEPGEVGGMCMGLAGPPTSYSPTTSHTGSPGVPSKMGHPIMGHGMMSSHSGNATGAYPGGDPHAPPPRLMTGHVTGPSPYNGANVQVKPSAPNTIQYLPARPNVGHTPRGPPSLDFLQRFTNPLSNLESKMGTPSVNLQYFPNGCVPNSMGPHTAMPSTMSGGLPGMGGSPRMDGQSMNTSVGVHPSMRPVGNMRPQPNLMRMQHMVGGGVFPGGSMDPDKVFPPDMVSQVPSQPNPGMYVSGSKGSPMGLGPPPDATQPLPPSMGGATSNFKNSPFVGSGPSMSDPNYAQQFHNFQQQLYATGTRGSGPPHPTLHPPPNSHSHQQFFMPK
- the LOC132914009 gene encoding protein BCL9 homolog isoform X1; translated protein: MKTEKKPSEPSCVPTTVVKEEPDTDPVKIKEEGTGGNNDDTTGEDTTECSRDPCLDPSNGEGALSGENQNNSANQPILNSVKQEGDHNNPTDDIPDCSGNVITADGIQPLVSNVLGKQMGTSTGSGEAQYMQQQSQIFVFSTTLANKGADAVMQGQYPSIIAYHCAQPGTKKYLEKHPNKVNQFRQNPAQWLNNLAMMKQKGHQGGTNNTFQNEQPPDLPALDPNAPPFWNEQPNLRNLNGGNTLGNSEPSLDDANIDVPCLVPNSPGNSANPQPPNSTTMGHSPNLLGGTTSPGPGSLQPSLQGVKVPDENLTPQQRQHREVQLATIRKMQMMLFPEHKEETTNTLDTTQGTAVSTCPPTNVPSVVPTQCPPTMDWHKLQHQFLDGKNKASVGSPGTGVSLRGANMVGVPRSQGPPPPYHQTTRSASVPIAIQSPNPSSPNNPTSNLSLPSPRASSALNSPADCNRQFQIGNQRTNHLPGQSPTSQDSPNPTVGNATAVSTTRLNHSNPGTPVSHSHISTLSPSGTTAQKDSSLDFSTSQPPNVDGMFCRTLQSLAQQKQQHTGAVNAAGVKEANLMPVPSPQQIQYLNTFEGQELTIQKQPNTSLKDGNLSTNTASNTEIPNRILPGTLDNSNQFPARSEGASPVQMDSMNRGFTGSLHSPHTPHTPHTPGNGAPHTPVDPGKPGNKSSASAQSSPAPHNTNIPDSMGPPRTVPASPTTKPDTSPPSTKDTQQQQTQPQQQQQQQQPQQQSQQQQQQPPPQQQQQQQSTNPSLTNPSNSGNATVVPSLGGPSASFPCGRPSVNVSQPSDNVPLNPNNIGGRLGSLTAMSTNHFDPITSLAQMSQQLTNTAASNSLGNEGPIHSGNTGMMQFGNPHSMHMMQMGGEMNGSCHMGGPTSEPGEVGGMCMGLAGPPTSYSPTTSHTGSPGVPSKMGHPIMGHGMMSSHSGNATGAYPGGDPHAPPPRLMTGHVTGPSPYNGANVQVKPSAPNTIQYLPARPNVGHTPRGPPSLDFLQRFTNPLSNLESKMGTPSVNLQYFPNGCVPNSMGPHTAMPSTMSGGLPGMGGSPRMDGQSMNTSVGVHPSMRPVGNMRPQPNLMRMQHMVGGGVFPGGSMDPDKVFPPDMVSQVPSQPNPGMYVSGSKGSPMGLGPPPDATQPLPPSMGGATSNFKNSPFVGSGPSMSDPNYAQQFHNFQQQLYATGTRGSGPPHPTLHPPPNSHSHQQFFMPK